In the genome of Actinomycetota bacterium, the window GGGCAAGAGATCACCACGGTCTCCCGGTGCAAGGTTGCGGAAGATGACGTCGCTGGCAGCAGCGCTCCTGCCGGTCGCCCTCGTGCTTTCGACCTGGATCCCGGTGGTGGGGCATCGTCGGTGTGGAGCGAACCGGACTGGCGGTTCCCCGATACCGAACTCAACGAATACGCCCGGATAGCGGTGGATGGGTCCGGGGCGCCAAGCTTGTTCTGGTAAGGCTACAATAATACGGATTCGCACTACAGTATCTTGTACGTCACCGACGCGTCCCTCTATCCCGCTTCTTCTGCGGTCGGTCAGTGGGTGTAACAGGCGCTCGTCTCCCATCAGGAGGATTGTGAGTCCTACGATCCCATGATCGCGCAGGACCGGATGGAAGCTATAAAGTATATATCGCCCCCTTCACGTGGCGCTGATGCCCGTTGCTGGCGCGGACCCGGAGATGCTTACATGACGAGAGAGCCGGCGACACGACCTTAAACGCCGGCGCGCCCGGCGGGGCCGTTTCCCGGGAACCGAGAAACCGAGAAGAAAAACAACTCCTGCGAGGACCTGGCGCGATGCCCGGCCGGCAGGTCGGCATCCACGGTGTGGCCCCTGGTATCTTCCGGCAGGCCGTCGTTGGGTCCGGGCGCCTTGCTCGCCTTCGGTCGGTCCGAGGCTTGGGTTGCCGGTCCCAGTGAGAAGTACGGGCGCGGGCGTTTATAATGTTCCCATGCTGTACCGGCAGACGCTTCGAAGCCCGGTCTCCGTTCCGAGGGGGCGGGGGCTGGACGGAAAGGATGGTGCGTAAAAGATGGCGGTCAACGAGCCCGACCCGGGCGACATCTCCATGCTGGTCCCCGAGCCCGAGGACGACTTTTTCCTCCCCCAGGACATCATCGACCACCTGGAGCGCATCGAGAGGCTCTCCAGGAAACACCCGGTGAACGTCCTGGTGGCGGGCAAGCAGGGCTGCGGCAAATCCACCCTGGTGAGGCAGTTCGCGGCCAGGAACAGGAGGCCGCTTGCCACCTTCCAGGTAGGCATACTCTCAGAGCCGGGGCAGCTCTTCGGGGACATGAGGCTCAAGGACGGGGAGACCTATTACCGGCAGTTCCTGTTCCCCCAGGCCATACAGACCCCGGGATGCGTGATACATCTGGAGGAGATCAACCGCCCTGAGCACCCCAAGGCCCTAAACATGCTCTTTTCCGTTCTCGCGGAGGACCGCCAGGTATGGACGGACGAGCTGGGCCTGATCAAGGTGGCTCCCGGGGTAGTCTTCTTCGCCACCCTCAACGAGGGCGAGGAGTTCGTGGGGGTGGAGATGCTGGACGCCGCCCTGCGGGACCGTTTCTACGTCACCCTCATGGATTACCTGCCTCCCGACGTCGAGCGCGAGGTGCTGCGTAGGAAGACGGGGGTGGACGATGAGGGGGCGGCAGCCATCGTGGATATCGCCAACCGCTTGAGGGGGAACGCGCAGGAGCCGGTGATGGTCTCCACCCGCCATACCCTGATGATCGCGGAACTGGTGACCATGGGGTCTTCCATCCGGGAGGCCTTCGTGTACAGCCTCCAGGTGAGCAGGGATATCTTGGAATCCACCCTCCTCTCCCTGCACCTGGAGATGGGCTACGTAAAGAGCGATGACGGCAGGACCTACAGGCCGTACTGAGCCGGGCCGCCTCGCTGGCGGGGAGAGCGGAGCGCCCGCGCTCTCCGAGTTCTGGCGCGTGAACGCCTCCCAGCTGGAGGCCACGGAGCTGGCCAACCTCCTGCGCGCCCTGCGCAAGGTAGCGGGGACGCTGGGCACCAACATCGGCGACGTCGTCTACGCCGGCATGTCCGCCTCGCCTGGCGACATCGTCCTCGACCCCGAGTTCGTCATGGGGAGATATCCCGTCAGCCCCTGGAAGGTGGACTACTTGGTGGGGCTGGTGACGCACGAGGCGCTGCACGCGAGAGAGTGGAGCGGCCGTGTATGGAGCCGGGCTGGAGAGGCCGGGAAGGACCTGGACGCGCGGGAGAAGGTGGTCCTGAGCAAGATCATCCACGTGGGCGAGGACATATACGTCGATTCCCTCTGCAAGGGCTCGGTCCTCGGGCTTTACGTCCGTAAGGCGCGCATG includes:
- a CDS encoding MoxR family ATPase; translation: MAVNEPDPGDISMLVPEPEDDFFLPQDIIDHLERIERLSRKHPVNVLVAGKQGCGKSTLVRQFAARNRRPLATFQVGILSEPGQLFGDMRLKDGETYYRQFLFPQAIQTPGCVIHLEEINRPEHPKALNMLFSVLAEDRQVWTDELGLIKVAPGVVFFATLNEGEEFVGVEMLDAALRDRFYVTLMDYLPPDVEREVLRRKTGVDDEGAAAIVDIANRLRGNAQEPVMVSTRHTLMIAELVTMGSSIREAFVYSLQVSRDILESTLLSLHLEMGYVKSDDGRTYRPY